The Chroicocephalus ridibundus chromosome 3, bChrRid1.1, whole genome shotgun sequence genome has a segment encoding these proteins:
- the MAP1LC3C gene encoding microtubule-associated proteins 1A/1B light chain 3C has product MQAVPGAQARPFKLRKSFATRLEEVAGIRAKFPTKIPVIVERYHREKYLPLLDKTKFLVPEELTMTQFITIIRSRMALTATQAFYLLVNNKSLASMSLTMAEVYRDYKDEDGFVYMTYASQEMFGCFLPTAQGETMECLQKT; this is encoded by the exons atGCAGGCGGTGCCCGGGGCGCAGGCCCGGCCGTTCAAGCTGAGGAAGAGTTTCG CCACCCGGCTGGAAGAAGTAGCAGGAATCCGTGCGAAGTTCCCGACAAAAATCCCG GTAATCGTTGAGAGGTACCATAGAGAGAAATACCTTCCTCTGTTGGACAAAACCAAGTTTCTTGTTCCCGAGGAGCTGACGATGACACAGTTCATAACCATCATCAG GAGCAGGATGGCTCTGACTGCTACACAAGCTTTCTACCTGCTGGTGAACAACAAAAGCCTAGCCAGTATGTCCTTGACAATGGCAGAAGTGTACAGGGACTACAAAGATGAAGACGGCTTTGTGTATATGACATATGCTTCCCAGGAGATGTTTGGATGCTTTTTACCCACTGCTCAAGGGGAAACCATGGAGTGCCTTCAAAAAACTTAA